A section of the Streptomyces sp. CG1 genome encodes:
- a CDS encoding tyrosine-type recombinase/integrase has product MTEWSYTVKIWAIRKRDYRKPYQLRWKVGTRPHSESFLTQGLADSRRAQLISAARDGEPFDVDSGLPKSMVDKNRDISWYEHARNYIAMKWDDSPGNTRRTLAEAMATVTPAFVKDTKGMPDKRDVRRALYSWAFNKNRWDEETPADVVKVLDWFKRKSLPMSALSDRLVVRAALSALSKKLDGTTAAPGTISRKRAIFYNSLEFAVDAELLSDNPLDRIKWTAPEQVVEEVDPECVPNPAQAAKLLAAVRDQSKRGRRLMAFFGCMYYAAARPAEVIGLRVGDCDLPRRGWGLLRLRETRPRSGTAWTDSGEAHEKKGLKHRPRKAVRRVPIPPELVALLRWHLTAYGTAADLRVFQTMRGGLIQDTGYGEVWAEARSRALTPTEFESVLAKRPYDLRHAAVSTWLSSGVEPQLVAERAGHSVAVLFRVYAKFLKDGDEAANAKISARLGQSA; this is encoded by the coding sequence GTGACTGAGTGGAGCTACACCGTCAAGATCTGGGCCATCCGGAAGCGTGATTACCGGAAGCCCTATCAACTCCGTTGGAAGGTGGGCACCCGCCCTCATTCGGAGTCATTCCTCACTCAGGGCCTGGCGGACAGTCGCCGAGCCCAACTCATCTCGGCTGCGCGCGACGGAGAGCCGTTCGACGTGGACAGCGGTCTGCCGAAGTCCATGGTCGACAAGAACCGGGACATCTCGTGGTACGAGCACGCCCGGAACTACATCGCGATGAAGTGGGACGACTCCCCCGGCAATACCCGCCGCACGCTGGCTGAGGCCATGGCCACAGTGACGCCCGCCTTCGTGAAGGACACAAAGGGAATGCCGGACAAGAGGGATGTCCGACGTGCCCTCTACAGTTGGGCCTTCAACAAGAACCGGTGGGACGAGGAAACCCCCGCCGACGTGGTCAAGGTTCTGGACTGGTTCAAGCGCAAGTCGCTGCCTATGTCGGCGCTGTCCGACCGCCTTGTAGTACGCGCCGCTCTGAGCGCGTTGTCGAAGAAGCTGGACGGGACGACCGCTGCACCGGGAACAATCAGCCGAAAGCGCGCAATCTTCTACAACTCGCTCGAATTCGCGGTAGACGCTGAATTGCTCAGCGACAACCCATTGGATCGGATCAAGTGGACGGCACCCGAGCAGGTTGTAGAGGAGGTGGACCCGGAATGCGTGCCGAATCCCGCGCAAGCGGCGAAGCTGCTGGCTGCTGTGCGGGATCAGAGCAAGCGTGGCCGACGGCTCATGGCTTTCTTCGGCTGCATGTACTACGCGGCTGCACGGCCAGCCGAAGTCATCGGATTGCGAGTCGGGGACTGTGATCTGCCGCGTCGCGGGTGGGGTCTGCTCCGGCTCCGTGAGACACGCCCCCGCTCCGGTACGGCCTGGACGGACAGTGGCGAGGCACACGAGAAGAAGGGACTGAAGCATCGCCCACGTAAAGCGGTTCGGCGCGTGCCGATTCCGCCTGAACTGGTCGCCCTGCTGCGATGGCATCTCACCGCATATGGCACGGCCGCCGACCTTCGGGTGTTCCAGACGATGCGCGGCGGGTTGATCCAGGACACCGGTTACGGCGAAGTCTGGGCTGAGGCTCGCTCGCGAGCACTGACCCCGACGGAGTTCGAGTCGGTGTTGGCCAAGCGGCCGTACGACCTTCGTCATGCTGCGGTGTCCACGTGGCTCAGCTCCGGCGTCGAACCTCAGCTTGTGGCGGAGCGCGCCGGCCACAGCGTGGCCGTGCTCTTCCGCGTGTACGCCAAGTTCCTCAAGGACGGAGACGAGGCCGCGAACGCCAAGATCTCTGCCCGTCTGGGCCAGAGCGCGTGA
- a CDS encoding helix-turn-helix transcriptional regulator, giving the protein MSTPTRRRRAPKDELVPLPDVLDELGISRPTWYRWRDRGYAPEARRTPSGRICVRRSVLDAFKEELEAA; this is encoded by the coding sequence ATGAGCACGCCGACCCGTCGGCGCCGTGCGCCGAAGGACGAGCTGGTACCCCTGCCTGACGTCCTGGACGAACTCGGCATCAGCCGCCCTACCTGGTATCGGTGGCGCGATCGCGGTTACGCGCCGGAAGCCCGCCGTACGCCGTCCGGCCGCATTTGCGTGCGCCGGAGTGTCCTGGACGCCTTCAAGGAAGAATTGGAAGCCGCGTGA
- a CDS encoding phage/plasmid primase, P4 family, whose amino-acid sequence MMDRPAPETEELPAPSNPLAVARRLLPDWQSEDGQLVYRRWRGSWMRWTGICWRELDEAQVRKAMYERLEHVVYLAPVKDGEFEERAWAPTKQKISNLFDALGAITLLPTDLDAPVWLDGEGGQDDGPIVACENGLLRIRDRALLPHSPGFFNLVSVPFPYDPTATAPTWHHFLSQIWPEDPDAITALQQWFGYVLSGRTDQQKILLMVGPSRSGKGTIARVLKELVGKENLAGPTLAGLGTNFGLSTLIGKPLAVISDARLSGNDNSGVVERLLTISGEDTIDIDRKYREVWTGKLPTRLVILSNELPHFGDSSGVIAKRFVLLNMRVSWLGKEDPTLFDRLVAEMPGILNWALDGLARLQQTGRITEPASSREAVTTMQDTASPTSAFVRERCATGPTCSVPVDALWTVWREWAEDNNVRPGTKQVFGRNLLAVIPQLTLTRPRDGESRVRTYTGVALCAADQS is encoded by the coding sequence ATGATGGACCGCCCCGCCCCCGAGACCGAGGAACTTCCCGCGCCGTCCAACCCCCTGGCCGTCGCCCGACGTCTCCTGCCCGACTGGCAGAGCGAGGACGGACAGCTTGTCTACCGGCGCTGGCGCGGCTCGTGGATGCGCTGGACGGGTATCTGCTGGCGGGAGCTGGACGAAGCCCAGGTACGCAAAGCCATGTACGAGCGCCTGGAACACGTCGTCTACCTCGCCCCGGTCAAGGACGGGGAGTTCGAGGAACGCGCCTGGGCCCCCACCAAGCAGAAGATCAGCAACCTGTTCGACGCGCTCGGAGCCATCACCCTGCTGCCCACCGACTTGGACGCCCCCGTGTGGCTCGACGGCGAGGGCGGGCAGGACGACGGCCCGATCGTGGCGTGTGAGAACGGGCTGCTGCGCATCCGGGACCGCGCGCTGCTGCCGCACAGCCCCGGCTTCTTCAACCTCGTCTCCGTGCCCTTCCCCTACGACCCCACCGCGACCGCGCCGACATGGCATCACTTCCTGTCGCAGATCTGGCCCGAGGACCCCGACGCCATCACCGCGCTTCAGCAGTGGTTCGGTTACGTCCTCTCCGGCCGCACCGACCAACAGAAGATCCTTCTCATGGTCGGCCCGTCCCGTTCCGGCAAGGGCACCATCGCCCGCGTATTGAAAGAGCTGGTCGGCAAGGAGAACCTCGCCGGTCCGACCCTGGCCGGACTCGGCACGAACTTCGGTCTGTCCACCCTGATCGGCAAGCCGCTCGCGGTCATCTCCGACGCCCGGCTGTCCGGCAACGACAACAGCGGGGTTGTAGAGCGGCTGCTGACCATCTCGGGTGAGGACACGATCGACATCGACCGCAAGTACCGGGAAGTGTGGACCGGCAAGCTCCCCACGCGGCTGGTGATCCTGTCCAACGAGCTGCCGCACTTCGGCGACTCCTCCGGCGTCATCGCCAAGCGGTTCGTGCTGCTCAACATGCGGGTGTCGTGGCTGGGCAAGGAAGACCCCACCCTCTTCGACCGGCTGGTTGCCGAGATGCCCGGCATCCTCAATTGGGCCCTGGACGGACTCGCCCGCCTCCAGCAGACGGGCCGGATCACCGAACCGGCATCCAGCCGTGAAGCGGTCACCACCATGCAGGACACCGCGTCGCCCACCAGCGCGTTCGTCCGCGAACGCTGCGCCACCGGACCCACGTGCAGTGTGCCCGTGGACGCGCTGTGGACGGTCTGGCGGGAGTGGGCCGAAGACAACAACGTCCGCCCCGGCACCAAACAGGTCTTCGGCCGCAACCTGCTCGCCGTCATCCCCCAACTCACCCTCACCCGCCCCCGCGACGGCGAAAGCCGGGTACGCACCTACACCGGGGTCGCGCTCTGCGCCGCCGACCAGAGCTAG
- a CDS encoding bifunctional DNA primase/polymerase yields the protein MTALATTDLVRLGLLAWATQATQRGWHVIPLRPWDKRPAGHAEEHCPGTGRCADGHKKPEQRATTDTELLIAAWAQQPYNVGIATGPSGLLVVDLDTLKPQEPKGTPDGVTNFTALCERAGEAAPATYRVRTARGGEHLYFTQPPGVRLHNTAGRLAKKIDTRGWGGYVVAAGSTTRDGSYTVLDDRDPVPLPDWLFEALKPPQKPAQVALVPFTTRTGGYAAAALRNEAANVAHAPDGTRNATLLRAARALGRLVASGDLTRVEVEQALSSSVAGNATQSQRYYDDVIRRALDWSISENTPGGRAA from the coding sequence GTGACCGCGCTCGCGACCACGGATCTGGTCCGTCTGGGCCTGCTGGCGTGGGCGACGCAGGCCACGCAGCGTGGCTGGCACGTCATCCCGCTGCGCCCCTGGGACAAGCGGCCGGCCGGGCACGCAGAGGAGCACTGCCCCGGCACCGGTCGGTGCGCCGACGGGCACAAGAAGCCCGAGCAGCGCGCCACCACCGACACCGAACTTCTGATCGCCGCCTGGGCTCAGCAGCCGTACAACGTCGGGATCGCCACCGGCCCGTCCGGGCTGCTCGTGGTGGACCTGGACACGCTCAAGCCTCAAGAACCAAAAGGAACGCCTGACGGCGTCACCAACTTCACAGCGCTCTGCGAGCGCGCCGGAGAGGCTGCCCCTGCGACCTACCGGGTGCGGACCGCACGCGGTGGTGAGCATCTGTACTTCACTCAGCCCCCCGGCGTCCGCCTGCACAACACTGCCGGACGACTGGCCAAGAAGATCGACACCCGAGGGTGGGGCGGGTACGTGGTCGCTGCCGGCAGCACCACCCGGGACGGCTCGTACACGGTCCTGGACGACCGCGATCCTGTCCCCCTGCCCGACTGGCTGTTCGAGGCCCTGAAGCCGCCTCAGAAGCCCGCACAGGTGGCCCTGGTGCCGTTCACCACCCGTACAGGCGGATACGCGGCGGCAGCCTTGCGCAACGAGGCCGCCAACGTGGCCCACGCCCCCGACGGCACCCGCAACGCCACCCTGCTGCGGGCCGCACGCGCACTGGGTCGGCTGGTCGCATCCGGCGACCTCACCCGCGTCGAGGTTGAGCAGGCTCTTAGTAGTTCGGTGGCGGGCAACGCAACCCAGTCCCAGCGCTACTACGACGACGTAATCCGGCGCGCCCTGGACTGGTCCATCAGCGAGAACACGCCTGGTGGGAGGGCGGCATGA
- a CDS encoding ATP-binding protein has product MTENVVHLHKNTDPIADEASVTTLTVVPDPAPPAPVPLWVRSGRAIKVFVTHESTRTTARAVARHTLYVYGGARIAARRTWDGRTAARYERMLRAAEAAGNHEAAAEWEERGQRFREARHRRRMDLLHSPLDAAKGAAVSAGMGVGGLVLLGIAMAIATKDATEVVTPLMAVIKFINLMITIVRVVWGPAITIGPFLALLALWSVGAHQQAAPQWALPANVRSGEGEPITPSIVVKALRDLGVPALRKAITEMGDAGASMLGPITIAGCGVEVDVTLPSGVSTVEVQQRRRKLAENLSRHEHEVFITIPQAARTVRLWVADSGALDEPIGPSPLVTDETMTANYKTGRAPWGQDLRGDAAALSLYQRHLLITGLSNQGKTASLRSLALWAALDKTVEFRLADLKGGDWVMFDGLATVLIQGPTDDHVIQATEMAEGVVDEMNRRIEARQFEPGIEFPPLICLVDEAQVAFMCPVKDEDGRPYGGSKATSRYFMAVRKIHNQGRAVNVLMWQGTQDPTDQNLPKLVREGAHTRAALALGTESQARMALGDKAVDGGAAPNLLRPGLDQGTLVVASSGIDIPKGQSSITVRTHYISDDDAQVIADRAKALRSGVVTLHAIESDDEERDPLADIAQVIGDAARMRTKDVLARLAALDADTYGGWSFLNLTGVLDGTGAEPYKSDGKMTIARDRIARALADRDDTGSTSAS; this is encoded by the coding sequence ATGACCGAGAACGTCGTTCACCTGCACAAGAACACCGACCCGATCGCCGATGAGGCGAGCGTGACCACGCTGACAGTGGTCCCCGACCCCGCACCGCCGGCGCCCGTGCCGCTGTGGGTGCGCTCCGGCCGCGCCATCAAGGTCTTTGTCACCCACGAGAGCACCCGGACCACCGCCCGCGCGGTCGCCCGGCACACCCTCTACGTCTACGGCGGCGCCCGGATCGCGGCCCGCCGCACCTGGGACGGCCGCACCGCCGCCCGCTACGAGCGGATGCTCCGTGCGGCGGAAGCCGCGGGCAACCACGAGGCGGCTGCCGAGTGGGAAGAGCGCGGGCAGCGTTTCCGTGAGGCACGTCACCGCCGCCGCATGGACCTGCTCCACTCGCCGCTCGATGCCGCGAAGGGTGCGGCCGTCAGTGCAGGGATGGGCGTCGGCGGTCTGGTCTTGCTCGGTATCGCGATGGCCATCGCCACCAAGGACGCCACCGAGGTGGTCACGCCGCTGATGGCGGTCATCAAGTTCATCAACCTGATGATCACCATCGTGCGCGTGGTGTGGGGCCCGGCCATCACGATCGGCCCGTTCCTGGCGCTGCTCGCCCTGTGGTCGGTCGGCGCCCACCAGCAGGCAGCCCCTCAGTGGGCCCTGCCGGCCAACGTCCGCAGCGGTGAGGGCGAGCCGATCACCCCGTCCATCGTGGTCAAGGCCCTGCGCGACCTCGGGGTGCCCGCGCTGCGGAAGGCGATCACGGAGATGGGCGACGCCGGCGCGTCCATGCTCGGGCCGATCACCATCGCCGGGTGCGGGGTCGAGGTCGACGTCACCCTTCCCTCCGGCGTGTCCACGGTCGAGGTCCAGCAGCGCCGCCGCAAGCTGGCGGAGAACCTCTCCCGGCATGAGCACGAGGTGTTCATCACCATCCCGCAAGCGGCCCGCACGGTCCGGCTGTGGGTGGCCGACTCCGGTGCGCTGGACGAGCCGATCGGGCCGTCTCCGCTGGTCACCGACGAGACGATGACGGCGAACTACAAGACCGGCAGGGCCCCGTGGGGTCAGGACCTGCGCGGGGATGCGGCGGCTCTGAGCCTGTATCAGCGCCATCTGCTCATCACTGGTCTGTCCAACCAGGGCAAGACCGCGTCCTTGCGCTCGCTCGCCCTGTGGGCCGCGCTCGACAAGACGGTGGAGTTCCGTCTCGCCGATCTCAAGGGCGGTGACTGGGTCATGTTCGATGGCCTGGCCACGGTGCTTATCCAGGGCCCGACCGATGACCACGTCATCCAGGCGACCGAGATGGCCGAAGGCGTGGTGGATGAGATGAACCGCCGCATCGAGGCCCGTCAGTTCGAGCCGGGCATCGAATTCCCGCCGCTGATCTGCCTCGTGGACGAGGCCCAGGTGGCGTTCATGTGCCCGGTCAAGGACGAGGACGGCCGCCCCTACGGCGGTTCCAAGGCCACGTCCCGCTATTTCATGGCCGTCCGGAAGATCCACAACCAGGGGCGTGCCGTGAACGTGCTGATGTGGCAGGGCACGCAGGACCCCACCGACCAGAACCTTCCCAAGCTGGTCCGTGAGGGCGCCCACACCCGCGCCGCGCTCGCCCTGGGCACCGAGTCGCAGGCCCGCATGGCGCTCGGGGACAAGGCGGTCGACGGCGGCGCCGCGCCGAACCTGCTGCGCCCCGGCCTGGACCAGGGGACCCTGGTCGTCGCGTCCAGCGGCATCGACATCCCCAAGGGCCAGTCGTCCATCACCGTGCGCACGCACTACATCAGCGACGACGACGCGCAGGTCATCGCCGACCGGGCCAAGGCCCTGCGCTCCGGCGTCGTCACCCTCCACGCCATCGAGTCCGACGACGAGGAACGGGATCCGCTCGCCGACATCGCGCAGGTGATCGGAGATGCGGCCCGCATGCGCACCAAGGACGTCCTCGCCCGGCTCGCCGCGCTGGACGCTGACACCTACGGCGGCTGGTCGTTCCTGAACCTCACCGGTGTGCTGGACGGCACCGGAGCCGAGCCGTACAAGTCCGACGGCAAGATGACCATCGCCCGCGACCGCATCGCCCGCGCGCTCGCCGACCGCGACGACACCGGTTCCACTTCCGCTTCCTGA
- a CDS encoding RRQRL motif-containing zinc-binding protein → MAALLVFRWRLAPDGYATRRQLRAHGLRPGGQPVAAELQRPRRRRGPLVAYLYRVDLAKPVRPMTPARWAALAKANTARRTCPTCRRDAGYVIPASLGTCVPCAYPERATA, encoded by the coding sequence GTGGCCGCGCTGTTGGTGTTCCGGTGGCGCCTTGCCCCGGACGGCTACGCCACCCGCCGACAGCTGCGGGCGCACGGTCTGCGCCCCGGCGGTCAACCCGTGGCCGCAGAGCTGCAGCGCCCACGTCGCCGACGCGGCCCGCTGGTCGCCTACCTCTACCGCGTCGACCTGGCCAAACCGGTACGGCCCATGACCCCCGCCCGGTGGGCGGCCCTGGCCAAGGCCAACACCGCCCGCCGCACCTGCCCGACCTGCCGGCGCGACGCCGGATACGTCATCCCCGCCTCACTCGGCACGTGCGTGCCCTGCGCCTACCCCGAGCGCGCCACCGCCTGA